The genome window GCCATCTGTCGGTGGCTCTGACAGCGGTCGCCATCGACGCAACGCACTCGCAGCAGGGTGCCCAGGGCGGACGCGAGCACAAGGGCTCAAGCATCCAGACGCCAGTCTGTTTTGCTGCGCGAGGCTGCCACAATGTCTCGAAGTCCCGTTGCAGGGGAGTTGAAGCACAGGAAGGTGGGCCGCCCAGTTTCTGCGGGGATCAGCAGCGCGCAGGCCGAACCAAGTCATGACCCGAGCCTGAATGAGCTGGCCAGCCCGGCGCAACAGGCTGGTGTGCAGTGCATCTGGCAGTGACAGCCGAATGCTGGGTGCGGTGTGTTCGTCGTGCTCATTGGGCTCTTCGTCGGCACCGGCGGCCTCACTGCCAGAGCGGGTGGTGGCCTGCATTGTACGCGGGAGCACACCCGTGACGTGACGCACACAGCTGGCGACCAGCGTTTGGGTCGTTTGGCATGTTTCGTAACGCAGAAGAAAACCAGCAACCACATGTTGGCTGGCGTACGCAATCTCCAGCATTCTGCGCCGAGACCGGCGGCGCGGTCCATTTTCAAAACACACGCCAAGCTGTGCTCCTGTCATCTTACAACCCGCTTTCATCCGCCCGCCAGCATCCAAAGCGAAACCGCCGCGGACATTTTGGCGGGCCGTTGGTGGACAGCAGACTGCTGTGGCGGTCTGATTGACACATGGATAGCATGTTGATGTCGGCAGAAGATGCTCTCTCAAGACCGCTATCGTTCGGCTGTTTTCTCTGCCGCTGCATTGAAGACTATCGATAATGCCGTATGCTAACGCCTGGAAGCAGCGTGGAGCCGCGGCTCTGTCAAGTCAACACTTTGCAGACAGCGGTGTGCCGGGACAATGACAATGCCATCCGTCCACAATGGAGAACGTTGTGACAGGTGAGACAAGATCCCTTCATTTCGGGAAACCGCAGCATCGCCCACCTACGTGGAGCATCTGAACTCAAGCTTCGGCCAATGACTGCAACACGGCCCATACTCGCCTGCTGTCATCCTGGCTGGTAACGGCACTTGTTGTGTTCGCTGTACAGCTCATTTCTGCAGTGCCGGGGATGACACAATGTCTAGCCTGTCGTCTTCTTCATCTCTGTAGCTGCAGACCATGGCGCTGTACTTCGTAGATACTGTGGCGCCGTCCTGCGGCTGCTTCACAGGCTTTTGACGATCCTGTCGATACTGCGCGATGGCTCGTAGACATGTACCATGACTGGCTGTGCCTTGTAAGACCCTCGTCTACACCATCTTCCCTGAGAGCCAGGCGCCACGCTTCTCCTCACAATGCACATCGTCAAAGAAGGTCGGAGTTCATGAAGATTGCACGTTCAGACTCCCTGGCAACACGTCAACCTCGTACGGGCAACAATGCCTCTGTCAGCTACTTCATCTCTGTGTCTGCGGTCACTTGACTTCGTTGCTCGGCCCGCAGCTCCTCGACGCTatgctcttcttcttcttgcggAGCGGTACCCCTGTCTTGCGCTGCCGTGGCTGCAGTGTCGTCGCCTGCAATCTCAGTTTGAGGAGGGACCGGCTGAAGAGCCTCCAGGCCTTTACCGTGGTCGATCTTGTCGAACGAGCTCAACTGTTTCTGAGAAGCAGTACGGAGACCCCTCCAGATGTAGCTggacttcttctcttctgcCTCACGTTTATCGGCATCTGTGTTAGCCATTTCTAAGTCCAAGTCGACCATCTTGACCTTCCTTGCATACGTCTCTGCGCTTGGTGCATTGAATCTAACAGGTGTCAGCAGAGATTGGAATACCTGTATTCTTGGGGAAGACATACCGATCATGCTGCCTCAGCTGCGATAGTCCCTTCTCTGCTTCTGTGTTGTACAAGAAGTTCAGAGAGCTGGACACGCCCGTGGGCTCGTTTGGCCTTTTCTTCGAGATCGCACGCACCGCATCGGACTTGGATGATATGACCTCTGCTATATCGACTCGGTTCCGAGTGAACGGTTGGCAGTTTTCCATCTTCCATCTTACCCAGTTCTTGTCACGGGAGAGCACGGTGTCTACCATGCGGTAGTAGAATTTGCCATCCGGACCCTCCTGCAGGTAATTTGCAATGGCGTTCTTGATGCCCAATGCCCACTCGGTCTGTGCTTCAAAGTTAGACAAGGTGATGGAAACTGGACATGACCGACGCAGTCGCCAGTGGCGAAACAAGATGAGCGGAAGAAAAAATGGCCGACACTTACGTCCTGCTCACGCATTGTGAAGTGGTACTGCATCGCTTTCTGCGCATTCTGGTAGAGTGGCTTGCTCTTCGCCTTCTCGGTTAACGTCAAAAGAAAATCAACGAGTATCAAAGCCTGAACCAGGATGTGGCGCTGGAAAGCGAGGTCGCTTAACTGATAGTCGTCAGTCACAGCATATGATTAGAGGGGTGCTACATGCATACCTCGAGCTTGAACAAATCACGGCTTGTAAGGTACTTTGGGTTGAACGTGTTCGCAAACGCGTCATAGCTATCGTCCGATGAAGGCTTTGGCCCTTTCTTGCGTCCAATGTCCCCTGCTTGTATCACCTTCGGTACCTCCTTGAATTTCGCAAGCGTCGCCTCCAGACTGCTTCGGAACTCTTTGAAGTTATTCTCCTCGAATAAACGGGGAGGATTTGAGAACGAGTGCTGTAACGACCAAAAGACAGGATAGAGTGTGTCGATGTCCAGCGTCTTGGGCGGGATCTCGTTGCCCTTACGGAAACCCGAGGGTGTCGTTGGCGAATCTTCTGACTCCGCTGTTGTCTTGATCGTGGGCGTAGTTTCGTCATCATCGACTTGCATAGAGTCTTCTTCTGCACCTGATCCATTCAAAGGTTCTTCGAAGGTTGTCACATTCTCCACATGGAAGTTCCCGCGAAGATTGACTGAGCTCTTGTCACCGAGTGGGAAGCTCTGGAACATGAAGATGTAGACACGTCCACAAAAGACAGGGTCTTCTGCACGAGACAATCGACGGAGCAGCTCATTGCAAAGCCTCAGTATGACCAGAGATTTATTCTGCGAGCTGATCTAGCAAGCAATCAGCAGGATGACTTCAATTTTGAAGTGGACGTACTGCAATAATTGCCTCTCTCCGAGATTCGAGAAAACTGAAAACAGTCCGACATTGTGCCAATGACTGGCTATCCAGTAGCTCTTCAATGAGCAGAAGTACCAATTGTGCTGAGCATATATCTGAACCTGTTAGATCCAATCCATGACGGCCTGTTTGAAATGAATGCATACCTCTGTCACCACAGTACTGCAAGATATCGAGCAGGTTCCATACGGTTATGAAAGCTGGCTCGTCAATGCTTGTCAGTCCCTAATAAGATCAGCAGAAAACTTTGGTATTTAAACGTAACTTACTATGTTTGCGTAGAAAATCCTCTTTGCCGCACTCTCAACTGCGGTTGAGAGTACATCTTTTTCGCCATTGATGTCGCTGAAAAGAGGTCCATTGTCAGGCACTAGCTCTGAAACCTGAAGAGAAGGCTCGATTGTAGTACTTGGCTTGACGGATCGCGCGCGTTTTAGCAATTCGTCCAGTCTTGCTGAGGTGCTGACTTGAGGTGCATCCGCAACTGGTACTGCCATCTTGTGCAAGTGATGTCGAAAGAGCAGTGATCAGAAGTCGAGACGTGGAAGCGTCCTGGTTTGTACGTGGACGACCGCAGTCTTCAGCTGATTTGCTTCTCACGATATTCTATCAGTCGTTGGCGATGCAAGTGTCACTTTTGCTTTGCGGCGTGAGTAGACATCCAACTTTAGTCGATGTGGATTGGATGTTCGAGACCCATGGCTGGTCGCAAGAATAAAGTGTCTTGGCGCCGCTAGCTGCTAGCGCGGCGCGTCTTCCAGCACGCGTCGCGTCAATTACGAAGGATCGTTAACGAATGTCACCGTGTAAGGACTCTGTGTCCTTTGTATCAGAGTTGAGGCGTTTTTCCATTTGTCGTGCTTGTCTAGTATGAGCCTAACGCATCCACCACCCACCTCGGGCGACGAGCTAGACGATATCTTGAACGGGATAGCATCAGAAGGAGGCCATGTCCAGTCGCAGGCTGAGCTTTCTGACAGCAGAACtaccaacaacaacagcaacacagATGCAGGTCTCGGGATTGACGAGGAGATTGTGGTGACCAAGAAGCGCATACCTATACCGAAACTTGACGAAGCAAGGCTGCGCTCAGAGCCAGGGATACCACGATTGCGAAAGATATCGAAAGAACGACTGCGATTCAAAGGCAAAGGACACGAAGTCAGGTTCTCCGTAACTCTTATTCTGACTAAGTTCTGACACTGCACAGTACGGAGACATCGCCCGCATGCTGAACATGTATCAACTATGGCTCGACGATCTCTATCCTCGTGCTAAATTCGCAGACGCTTTGGCTATAATCGAGAAGGTCGGACACACGAAACGCATGCAAGTGGACCGAAAAGCTTGGATGGACGAAGGGAAGCCAGGCCGAGACACAGAGCAGGATGAAGACGACCTGGTTGCAACAGTCCCCGATGAAGCACCCGCGCGAGATCAGCAGGAGGCAATGGAAGACCTAGACGCGGGTGAGGATATAACACAAGTGCGATCTGGTTCGGCTATCCACCATCAGCCACAAGCTCAATCTGATCCTATTGTTGAAGGACCGGATGAAGACGAATTGGATGCTCTTTTAGCAGAGACTACTCAAGCTGATAATCCAGTTACGAGGCCGGTGCCATCACAATCAGAGCCCACACAAGACGACATTTTTGCGGACGAGATGGAGGCCATGGAGGGTATGGATGACATGTGGTGATCGCATTTGCCATCAGTTTCTACGTGCGGAAACCATACCGTATGTACTACAATGCTTGAACTTTAGATAGCGTGGCGTTTTAGGAACCGAGATACCAGTTGGTGTACTTCATAAATTACTGAGAATACTGGAACAAGTAAATGCAGGTACAAATGGTGCATGACTGATGTTGATTGGAAGCTGCGATGCAACTCCCCCACTGTGGGGCTCTTTGGCTTGACAACGCTTTGACAAAAGTTGACAACGTCATCACAGGTTTTCTACACCACGGCGCCACGAAGCCAGGGACACTCCCAACTCTGCTTCCCAACACGCAAAAATGGAGGCGCTTTCTGGAGAACTGGAAAAGTTGCGCCTGGGCTATAATGCAGCAGATGACAATAAAAGCTGGATAGATTCCATCGCAGATGAACAACGACCGCCCAAACGACAGAGGAAAACCAAAGAAGTCATCAAACAAGAACTGGAACATGACTTCTTAACCCCCTCGCGATCATTCAATACACAGTGGTTGAATCAGTTGCAGCAACGATGGGATACACCGACTAATTACTATGGCTTGTTCCAGATCGCCCCAACTCAAACCCGCACAATCATCCGCTTCACTCGCGAGGGTCTCGAAGGTCGCGTCACGGGCTACAAGGAAGTTACGGTACCCGCGAACTCAGCTACTGCCAAAAACTCAACATCACTGTTGAGAAAGCCTGCCAACCGAGCCGAGTTCGTTCGTGGTGCAGCAGGCTTCTTCCCGTTTGCGCCAGGAGGTCTTGACGGCGTCGAGGCCATCGCCGCCATCGAGGATGAGGCAATCCTCCGACACGAAGGTGCCGCTGAGAAGAGGGCTGGAGGACTCGATCGAGTAATCAATTTCAGCGCCGAGGGTGGTCTCCTGGAAATTCCTCCAGGATTCACGCGTGGATTAGACTTCAAACAGAAGCCAGCTACGGATAGTAAGACTGCCAAAGAGGTGGAAGAAACGCTCGGCGAAGCAGCAGCTCCAGTCGAAGATGTCGAAGTAGACGATGATGAGGCTGCAGACGCAACTGAGACCAACGGAGTTGAAGCGCTAAATTTGGATGGTCAAACTCccggagaagaagagattgATGCGCTGCTACCTGTAGAATTCCCTGCTCTGGCACCTCACACTCAGCTTGCTATGGCCAACAGGAAAGGCGGACGAGAGTGGGCTCACATGGTTGACGTCAATCGAGACATCACAAACTTCAAAGAGCTTGTGCCAGAGATGGCACGCGAGTATCCTTTCGAACTGGATACTTTCCAGAAAGAAGCTGTCTATCACCTCGAGAACGGTGACTCGGTCTTTGTTGCAGCCCACACATCTGCTGGTAAGACGGTTGTCGCAGAGTACGCTATCTCACTTGCCGCAAAACATATGACTAAGGCCATATACACGTCACCCATTAAAGCCT of Ascochyta rabiei chromosome 7, complete sequence contains these proteins:
- a CDS encoding chromosome segregation in meiosis- protein; this translates as MSLTHPPPTSGDELDDILNGIASEGGHVQSQAELSDSRTTNNNSNTDAGLGIDEEIVVTKKRIPIPKLDEARLRSEPGIPRLRKISKERLRFKGKGHEYGDIARMLNMYQLWLDDLYPRAKFADALAIIEKVGHTKRMQVDRKAWMDEGKPGRDTEQDEDDLVATVPDEAPARDQQEAMEDLDAGEDITQVRSGSAIHHQPQAQSDPIVEGPDEDELDALLAETTQADNPVTRPVPSQSEPTQDDIFADEMEAMEGMDDMW